CATGGGCCGCGAGACCGCCAGGCTGTTCGCGGGCAAGGGGTGGTTCGTGGGCGGGTATGACGTCAACAGCGCCGGCCTGACGGCGCTGGAGGCCGAGCTGGGCGCCGACAACTGCATCGTTCGGCCGCTCGACGTCACCGACCGCGAGGATTATCGCGCCGCGCTAAAGGCGTTCGGCGAGGCCACCGGCGGCCAGATGGACATCCTCTACAACAACGCCGGGATCGGCCGGGGCGGCCCCTTCGCCGACCAGCCCTTCGAGGACGTGATCGCTGTCGTCCAGGTCAACCTGATGGGGGTGCTGATCGGCATCCACGAGGGCATCGGCCTGCTGAAGGCCACGCCCAATTCGCTGTGCTTCACCACCTCGTCGTCCTCGGCCACCTTCGGCATGCCGGGGATCGCGGTGTATTCGGCCACCAAGCACGCCGTGAAGGGGCTGTCGGAGGCGCTGTCGGTGGAGTTCAAGGCCTATGGGGTGCGGGTCGCCGATGTCCTGCCGGGCCTGA
This genomic stretch from Phenylobacterium sp. LH3H17 harbors:
- a CDS encoding SDR family oxidoreductase, with protein sequence MGRANGRKSIFITGAASGMGRETARLFAGKGWFVGGYDVNSAGLTALEAELGADNCIVRPLDVTDREDYRAALKAFGEATGGQMDILYNNAGIGRGGPFADQPFEDVIAVVQVNLMGVLIGIHEGIGLLKATPNSLCFTTSSSSATFGMPGIAVYSATKHAVKGLSEALSVEFKAYGVRVADVLPGLIDTPILPPETVANAPKEGLFRAIPPVEVAKVVWEAYHADTLHWYVPPELVEMDKMATAAPEAMREQMAAGGLFNRPADES